One genomic segment of Amycolatopsis sp. Hca4 includes these proteins:
- a CDS encoding alpha/beta hydrolase family protein, translated as MLPWDGELAGRLDRHTVTSALLRGNPLGDPHERPLWVYVPPGYDDGDERYPAVYVIQGYTGHLTMWANRTPFRQPFVETADAVFADGAPGCIVVYVDAWTAYGGSQFVDSPGTGRYHSYLCDEIVPWVDEHYRTLPDRASRAIAGKSSGGFGAMITPMLRPDLFGALATHAGDTRYELCYVPDFGRAVRALREYGQDIQAWWADFRSRPAFTRPEDATLLTVLGVSACFSAREDGTPELPFDPLTGALRREQWQRWLDWDPVRMVARHEEAVRSLRAVWIDAGTSDEYFLDIGAEAFRAELATAGLPDERVHFELFDAGHGGIDYRYPLSLAWLAERLAR; from the coding sequence ATGCTGCCCTGGGACGGCGAACTCGCCGGACGGCTCGACCGGCACACCGTGACTTCCGCGCTGCTGCGCGGCAATCCGCTCGGCGACCCGCACGAACGCCCGCTGTGGGTGTACGTCCCGCCCGGGTACGACGACGGCGACGAGCGCTACCCGGCGGTCTACGTCATCCAGGGCTACACCGGGCACCTGACGATGTGGGCCAACCGGACGCCGTTCCGGCAGCCGTTCGTGGAGACCGCCGACGCGGTCTTCGCCGACGGCGCACCGGGCTGCATCGTCGTGTACGTCGACGCGTGGACCGCTTACGGCGGCTCGCAGTTCGTCGATTCGCCGGGCACCGGCCGGTACCACTCGTACCTGTGCGACGAGATCGTCCCGTGGGTCGACGAGCACTACCGCACGCTCCCCGACCGCGCGTCCCGCGCGATCGCGGGCAAGTCGTCGGGCGGGTTCGGCGCGATGATCACGCCGATGCTGCGCCCGGACCTGTTCGGTGCACTGGCGACCCACGCGGGCGACACGCGGTACGAGCTGTGTTACGTGCCGGACTTCGGCCGGGCGGTCCGCGCGCTGCGCGAGTACGGCCAGGACATCCAGGCGTGGTGGGCGGACTTCCGCAGCCGTCCGGCGTTCACCAGGCCGGAGGACGCGACCCTGCTGACGGTGCTCGGTGTTTCGGCGTGCTTCTCGGCGCGCGAGGACGGGACGCCGGAGCTGCCGTTCGACCCGCTGACCGGTGCGCTGCGGCGGGAGCAGTGGCAGCGCTGGCTGGACTGGGACCCGGTCCGGATGGTGGCCCGCCACGAGGAGGCGGTCCGTTCCCTGCGCGCGGTGTGGATCGACGCGGGAACGAGCGACGAGTACTTCCTGGACATCGGCGCGGAGGCGTTCCGCGCCGAGCTGGCCACGGCGGGCCTCCCGGACGAGCGCGTCCACTTCGAGCTGTTCGACGCCGGCCACGGCGGGATCGACTACCGGTACCCGCTTTCGCTGGCCTGGCTGGCGGAACGGCTGGCCCGCTGA
- a CDS encoding alpha/beta fold hydrolase, which translates to MVTETELALPGGRTLHVHDTGGPARLTVFWHHGTPNTGAPPGPLLPLAAELGVRFVSYDRPGYGSSTPVPERTVGNAAECVEAVADALGITTFALMGHSGGSSHALACAALLPERVEAVASLAAVAPFDAEGLDWFGGMAAASAASLRAACEGRDAKEKHEAAAEFDPDVFTDEDMAVLQGSWSWLGEVVRAALAGGPGGLIDDDLAYVRPWGGDPASITAPVLLLHGELDRMIPATHSAWLAGRCPHAEYRPVPGAGHLSVLQHAATALTWLADQGSRATETTTGAR; encoded by the coding sequence ATGGTCACCGAGACCGAACTGGCGCTGCCCGGCGGGCGCACCCTCCACGTCCACGACACCGGTGGCCCCGCGCGGCTGACCGTGTTCTGGCACCACGGCACCCCCAACACCGGTGCCCCGCCCGGGCCGTTGCTGCCGCTCGCCGCGGAGCTCGGCGTGCGGTTCGTGTCCTACGACCGGCCCGGCTACGGCAGCTCGACGCCGGTTCCGGAGCGCACGGTCGGGAACGCCGCCGAGTGCGTCGAAGCCGTCGCCGACGCGCTCGGGATCACCACCTTCGCCCTCATGGGGCACTCCGGCGGCAGCTCACACGCCCTCGCGTGCGCCGCCCTGCTGCCGGAGCGGGTCGAAGCCGTCGCGAGCTTGGCCGCCGTTGCGCCGTTCGACGCCGAGGGGCTCGACTGGTTCGGGGGCATGGCCGCCGCGAGCGCGGCTTCGCTGCGGGCCGCCTGCGAGGGCCGGGACGCCAAGGAAAAGCACGAAGCCGCCGCCGAGTTCGATCCCGACGTCTTCACCGACGAGGACATGGCCGTACTGCAGGGGTCGTGGTCGTGGCTGGGCGAGGTCGTCCGCGCGGCCCTCGCCGGCGGGCCCGGCGGGCTGATCGACGACGACCTCGCCTACGTCCGGCCGTGGGGCGGCGATCCGGCGTCGATCACCGCGCCCGTCCTCCTCCTGCACGGCGAGCTGGACCGGATGATCCCCGCCACGCACAGCGCGTGGCTCGCCGGGCGGTGCCCGCACGCCGAGTACCGGCCCGTGCCCGGTGCCGGCCACCTGTCCGTGCTGCAGCACGCCGCCACCGCGCTCACCTGGCTCGCCGATCAAGGCAGCAGGGCCACCGAAACGACCACCGGCGCCAGGTAG
- a CDS encoding DoxX family protein, with the protein MHTAHLIVTIAAAAWVGFSAVSMFARAKWVVEPITEYGVPQSWWNLLGTAKAAGAAGLLAGLYWPPIGIAAAIGLVLYFGGALITVARARSYAHLVFPLLYLAPVVVSVALLP; encoded by the coding sequence ATGCACACCGCGCACCTGATCGTCACCATCGCCGCCGCCGCATGGGTCGGCTTCTCGGCCGTCTCGATGTTCGCCCGCGCGAAGTGGGTCGTCGAGCCGATCACCGAGTACGGCGTACCGCAGTCGTGGTGGAACCTGCTCGGCACGGCCAAGGCGGCCGGCGCGGCGGGCCTGCTCGCCGGGCTCTACTGGCCGCCGATCGGCATCGCGGCGGCGATCGGCCTGGTGCTGTACTTCGGCGGCGCGCTCATCACGGTGGCCCGCGCGCGGTCGTACGCGCACCTGGTGTTCCCGCTGCTCTACCTGGCGCCGGTGGTCGTTTCGGTGGCCCTGCTGCCTTGA
- a CDS encoding TetR/AcrR family transcriptional regulator produces MASSPSARPPGRPRAGLHDVVFAATLNTVAELGYAKATVERIAAAAGVAKTTIYRRWPSKGELIVDCLLDAFGPAPLAVGSRAELLAGVVRWAAAKIGEPGVGDAFAGVFSDAVSDPALRVVLSSRLQDPYRLALQDALGEPEQRVLFFVDVVVGALLHRMGMTGEPMVETDVAALAEMVVAHFGK; encoded by the coding sequence ATGGCTTCGTCCCCCTCCGCCCGGCCGCCGGGCCGGCCCCGCGCCGGCCTGCACGACGTGGTGTTCGCCGCGACGCTGAACACGGTCGCCGAACTCGGCTACGCCAAGGCCACCGTCGAACGCATCGCGGCGGCGGCCGGGGTCGCGAAGACGACGATCTACCGGCGCTGGCCGTCCAAGGGCGAGCTGATCGTGGACTGCCTGCTGGACGCGTTCGGCCCGGCGCCGCTGGCCGTCGGCAGCCGGGCGGAGCTGCTGGCCGGGGTCGTCCGCTGGGCGGCGGCGAAGATCGGCGAGCCGGGGGTCGGCGACGCGTTCGCCGGCGTGTTCAGCGACGCCGTCAGCGATCCGGCGCTGCGCGTGGTGCTGTCCTCGCGGTTGCAGGACCCGTACCGGCTGGCCCTGCAGGACGCGCTCGGCGAACCGGAGCAGCGGGTGCTGTTCTTCGTCGACGTCGTGGTCGGCGCGCTGCTGCACCGGATGGGCATGACCGGCGAGCCGATGGTCGAGACCGACGTCGCCGCGCTGGCCGAGATGGTCGTGGCGCACTTCGGGAAGTGA
- a CDS encoding alpha/beta hydrolase produces the protein MTAEPIVQRPPEPDWLAMTTEELLAYREAENRFRASAAARAITGEPHPDVVIEWRDLALPGRDLPVRVHRPAAPEGALPLVVHVHGGGFVGTAVQSDWVTSRLAALLPAVVVSVEHRLVAPDHPLSDAVDDGWDTLRHLVRDAGTWGIDPARVAVFGESCGGLISALAAIRAREAGLPLRAQVLVNPATDATDAMFGHPSVTEHAETPTLTVPVLRLFQRLAVPPGTDARALSPLHASSVSGLAPALVVVPTHDPLADHGRRYAERLAAAGTPVRLSEYAGAGHAFLSLPGLVPQAEPAAAEITGFLRTAFAADPA, from the coding sequence GTGACCGCCGAACCGATCGTGCAGCGTCCGCCGGAGCCGGACTGGCTCGCGATGACCACCGAGGAACTGCTCGCCTACCGCGAAGCCGAGAACCGCTTCCGCGCGTCCGCCGCCGCGCGGGCGATCACCGGGGAACCGCACCCGGACGTCGTGATCGAGTGGCGGGACCTGGCCCTGCCCGGCCGCGACCTGCCGGTCCGGGTCCACCGGCCGGCCGCGCCCGAAGGTGCCCTCCCGCTGGTGGTCCACGTGCACGGCGGCGGGTTCGTCGGCACGGCGGTGCAGAGCGACTGGGTGACCAGCCGGCTCGCCGCACTGCTGCCCGCGGTCGTCGTCTCGGTCGAGCACCGGCTCGTCGCGCCGGACCACCCGCTCTCCGACGCCGTCGACGACGGCTGGGACACGCTCCGGCACCTGGTGCGCGACGCCGGGACGTGGGGCATCGACCCGGCCCGCGTGGCCGTGTTCGGCGAAAGCTGCGGCGGGCTGATCAGCGCACTGGCCGCGATCCGGGCCCGGGAGGCCGGGCTGCCCTTGCGCGCGCAGGTGCTCGTCAACCCCGCGACCGACGCGACCGACGCGATGTTCGGCCACCCCTCGGTCACCGAACACGCCGAGACGCCCACGCTGACCGTGCCGGTGCTGCGCCTGTTCCAGCGGCTCGCCGTCCCGCCCGGCACCGACGCCCGCGCGTTGTCCCCGTTGCACGCTTCGTCGGTGAGCGGCTTGGCCCCGGCGCTGGTGGTGGTCCCGACGCACGACCCGCTGGCCGACCACGGCCGCCGCTACGCCGAACGCCTGGCCGCGGCGGGCACGCCGGTCCGGCTGTCCGAGTACGCCGGGGCCGGGCACGCGTTCCTCAGCCTGCCGGGGCTGGTCCCCCAGGCCGAGCCCGCGGCGGCGGAGATCACCGGCTTCCTCCGTACTGCGTTCGCCGCGGACCCGGCATGA
- a CDS encoding DUF6292 family protein — translation MSGLIDTDLEFWFQRGLRAYLGEVARALGFGLESCTVDVDVPVSAYVAVDWRLRRFPERDVALLWDEVHGWAVAVEAACGEEMIVLSYLGGADILPPPGEVVRFLTALRAGAREQAGPGSPVLRRAGRHQELLPLLRAR, via the coding sequence GTGTCCGGCCTGATCGACACCGATCTCGAATTCTGGTTCCAGCGCGGGCTGCGCGCGTATCTGGGCGAGGTGGCCCGTGCGCTCGGCTTCGGCCTGGAATCCTGCACCGTGGACGTCGACGTCCCGGTGTCGGCGTACGTGGCGGTGGACTGGCGGCTGCGCCGGTTCCCCGAGCGCGACGTCGCGCTGCTCTGGGACGAGGTGCACGGCTGGGCGGTCGCGGTCGAGGCGGCGTGCGGCGAGGAGATGATCGTGCTGTCCTACCTGGGCGGCGCGGACATCCTCCCACCGCCGGGCGAAGTGGTGCGCTTCCTGACGGCGCTGCGGGCGGGCGCCCGGGAGCAGGCGGGCCCGGGCTCGCCGGTGCTCCGCCGGGCCGGCCGTCACCAGGAGCTCCTGCCACTGCTACGAGCCCGCTGA
- the ligD gene encoding non-homologous end-joining DNA ligase: MAGSRITVQVGGRQLTLSNLEKVLYPRNGFTKGEVLDYYTRIAPVLLPHVRDRAMTFVRFPEGVTGTSFFEKDVSRHAPDWVRTARLTVGGRGKEPEIVAYPLINDLPELVWAANLAALELHVHQWTVEGGDERSTPDRLVFDLDPGPGATVVDCCRVAERLYDVLVGDGFTPVAKTSGSKGMQLYAGIVTTDGGEPSRYAKALAERLAAETPDLVVARMTKTLRPGKVLIDWSQNNPFKTTVAPYSLRGRDEPTVSAPVTWDEVRACRHVTHLRFTAGEVLERVEDLGDLFADLERTRVPIPAFG; the protein is encoded by the coding sequence GTGGCGGGGAGCCGGATCACGGTGCAGGTCGGCGGGCGGCAGCTGACGCTGTCCAACCTGGAGAAGGTGCTCTACCCGCGCAACGGCTTCACCAAGGGTGAGGTGCTCGACTACTACACGCGGATCGCGCCGGTGCTGCTGCCGCACGTGCGGGACCGGGCGATGACGTTCGTGCGCTTCCCCGAAGGCGTCACCGGCACCTCGTTCTTCGAGAAGGACGTCTCCCGGCACGCCCCGGACTGGGTCCGCACCGCGCGGCTGACCGTCGGCGGCCGCGGCAAGGAGCCCGAGATCGTCGCGTACCCGCTGATCAACGACCTGCCCGAGCTGGTGTGGGCGGCCAACCTGGCCGCGCTGGAGCTGCACGTCCACCAGTGGACCGTCGAGGGCGGCGACGAGCGCAGCACGCCGGACCGGCTGGTCTTCGACCTCGACCCGGGCCCGGGCGCGACGGTCGTCGACTGCTGCCGGGTCGCCGAGCGCCTCTACGACGTCCTCGTCGGCGACGGGTTCACCCCGGTGGCGAAGACCAGCGGCTCCAAGGGCATGCAGCTCTACGCGGGGATCGTGACGACCGATGGCGGCGAGCCGTCGCGGTACGCGAAGGCGCTGGCCGAGCGGCTCGCCGCCGAGACGCCCGACCTCGTCGTGGCGCGGATGACGAAGACGCTGCGCCCGGGCAAGGTCCTCATCGACTGGAGCCAGAACAACCCGTTCAAGACCACCGTGGCGCCGTACTCGCTGCGCGGGCGCGACGAGCCGACCGTCTCGGCCCCGGTCACCTGGGACGAGGTCCGCGCCTGCCGGCACGTCACGCACCTGCGGTTCACCGCGGGCGAAGTCCTGGAGCGCGTCGAAGACCTCGGAGATCTGTTCGCCGATCTGGAACGCACCCGGGTGCCGATTCCTGCGTTCGGCTGA
- a CDS encoding GAF and ANTAR domain-containing protein, translated as MDRPDPIAPVSPLFDDVTAALAALTEVLGEEDDFRILLRHVCLQVRHAIPGVDEASVTLVTGETPHTATATSDSVAELDGEQYRIGRGPCLDAMRGGKVVRTSVSDALERWPDFAAGARKAGFGSFLAAPLVADERFSGAINCYGRQDDGFAEVEAQLLELYTTAVEAILRVYHRYLQARETAENLRTALGSRAVIDQAKGMLMAIRQVDADDAFALLVDQSQRENVKLREVAERFVARVVSGMVPPR; from the coding sequence ATGGACCGGCCGGACCCGATCGCCCCGGTGTCACCGCTGTTCGACGACGTCACCGCGGCACTGGCGGCGCTCACCGAGGTGCTGGGGGAGGAGGACGACTTCCGGATCCTGCTGCGGCACGTGTGCCTGCAGGTGCGCCACGCCATCCCCGGCGTCGACGAGGCGTCGGTCACCCTGGTGACCGGGGAAACGCCGCACACGGCGACGGCCACGAGCGACTCCGTGGCCGAGCTCGACGGCGAGCAGTACCGGATCGGCCGCGGCCCGTGCCTGGACGCGATGCGCGGCGGCAAGGTCGTCCGCACCTCGGTGTCGGACGCCCTCGAGCGCTGGCCCGACTTCGCCGCCGGAGCCCGGAAAGCGGGCTTCGGCAGCTTCCTCGCCGCGCCGCTGGTGGCCGACGAGCGGTTCTCCGGCGCGATCAACTGCTACGGACGGCAGGACGACGGCTTCGCCGAAGTCGAAGCGCAGCTGCTGGAGCTCTACACGACCGCGGTGGAGGCGATCCTGCGCGTGTACCACCGCTACCTGCAAGCCCGCGAGACCGCCGAGAACCTCCGGACGGCGCTGGGCTCCCGCGCGGTCATCGACCAGGCCAAGGGCATGCTGATGGCGATCCGCCAGGTCGACGCCGACGACGCCTTCGCGCTCCTGGTGGACCAGTCGCAGCGGGAGAACGTCAAGCTGCGCGAGGTGGCGGAGCGGTTCGTCGCGCGGGTGGTCTCCGGGATGGTCCCGCCGCGGTAG
- a CDS encoding GAF and ANTAR domain-containing protein encodes MSPELSSPGELPLDGELAVVAARMSGLLMSRETVDSVLELIVSLADTTITAAAGVGVTLVDADGGFVTTSASDPLVREADALQYELGEGPCLAALAGCAPERIDDVATERRWSRWCAAVAGFGLRSVLSAPMITGDGCHGAIKLYATTPGAFGPVDERAVLSFADRAAALVASARAHERAGRFSERFKETLRDRDLIALAKGFLMGRDGLGEDAAFDRLLSFARADGTSPAEAAARLVGTPAREG; translated from the coding sequence ATGTCGCCGGAACTGTCCTCACCGGGCGAGCTGCCGCTGGACGGTGAGCTGGCCGTGGTCGCCGCCCGGATGTCCGGGCTGCTGATGTCCCGCGAAACCGTGGATTCGGTGCTGGAACTGATCGTTTCGCTCGCGGACACCACGATCACCGCGGCGGCGGGCGTGGGGGTCACCCTGGTCGACGCCGACGGCGGCTTCGTCACGACCAGCGCGTCGGACCCGCTGGTGCGCGAGGCCGACGCCCTGCAGTACGAGCTCGGCGAGGGCCCGTGCCTGGCCGCGCTGGCCGGGTGCGCGCCGGAGCGGATCGACGACGTCGCCACCGAACGGCGCTGGTCCCGGTGGTGTGCCGCAGTCGCCGGCTTCGGGCTGCGCTCGGTCCTCTCCGCCCCGATGATCACCGGCGACGGCTGCCACGGCGCCATCAAGCTCTACGCGACGACGCCGGGCGCCTTCGGCCCCGTCGACGAGCGGGCGGTGCTGTCCTTCGCCGATCGCGCCGCGGCGCTGGTCGCCAGCGCCCGGGCCCACGAACGAGCCGGCCGGTTCAGCGAGCGGTTCAAGGAGACCCTCCGCGACCGGGACCTGATCGCGCTGGCGAAGGGCTTCCTCATGGGCCGGGACGGGCTCGGCGAAGACGCCGCGTTCGACCGCCTGCTCTCGTTCGCCCGCGCCGACGGCACGAGCCCCGCCGAAGCCGCGGCCCGGCTCGTCGGCACACCGGCACGGGAGGGATGA
- a CDS encoding PP2C family protein-serine/threonine phosphatase, with protein MRFLPEEEQRRLIAATFARSDLTLEELWMRYFALGGSMSLLDLDAYLNGLVPLPRVDRDMLAHAVNERLDEVSGPARAPYSHSTADAKPLHGPLKALVDLLEGAHRAPPERLPAVVAEAGRALDLTIGVYLADYDQCTLVPLRPGAAELDIDSTVAGDVFRRAGTTLTRDGTLWTVLLDGVERLGVLEIVPAGDADPDDPALREQCRWLATLLGHLVTITTQYGDGLDCRRRQRHRGSPAELLWQNLPPMTAATESVVVGVSVQPAYELCSTAFDYALSEHRAQLAMFDAGVRGRGATTAVVTALAAYRAARHDGASLAGQFTAVAAELAGRPDTPAVGGVLAELDLATGLLRLVGAGQPLVFRGCEVLPAIGGALPRFTPDGGPPPVTEVRLEPGDLLALCSPGVAETADGAGSPFGRARIAEQLGRDAGELSPEIARRLTRAVLTHGGGEFRQDAGVLIARWVPR; from the coding sequence GTGCGTTTCCTGCCCGAGGAAGAACAGCGGCGGCTGATCGCCGCCACCTTCGCCCGGAGCGACCTGACGCTGGAAGAGCTGTGGATGCGGTACTTCGCGCTCGGCGGCAGCATGAGCCTGCTCGACCTGGACGCCTACCTCAACGGGCTGGTCCCGCTCCCCCGCGTCGACCGGGACATGCTCGCCCACGCCGTCAACGAGCGGCTCGACGAGGTGTCCGGCCCCGCCCGCGCGCCCTACAGCCACTCCACCGCCGACGCGAAACCCCTGCACGGCCCGCTGAAAGCCCTCGTCGACCTCCTCGAAGGCGCCCACCGCGCGCCACCCGAGCGGCTCCCGGCCGTCGTCGCCGAGGCGGGCCGCGCGCTCGACCTGACGATCGGCGTCTACCTCGCCGACTACGACCAGTGCACGCTCGTGCCGCTGCGGCCGGGCGCCGCGGAACTCGACATCGACAGCACGGTCGCCGGGGACGTGTTCCGCCGCGCCGGAACCACGCTGACCCGCGACGGGACACTGTGGACAGTGCTGCTCGACGGCGTCGAACGGCTGGGCGTGCTGGAAATCGTCCCGGCGGGCGACGCCGACCCGGACGACCCGGCGCTGCGGGAGCAGTGCCGCTGGCTGGCCACGCTGCTCGGGCACCTGGTCACCATCACGACCCAGTACGGCGACGGCCTCGACTGCCGTCGACGGCAGCGGCACCGCGGCTCCCCGGCCGAGCTGCTGTGGCAGAACCTGCCCCCGATGACGGCGGCCACCGAAAGCGTGGTCGTGGGCGTGAGCGTCCAGCCGGCGTACGAGCTCTGCAGCACCGCGTTCGACTACGCCCTCTCCGAGCACCGGGCGCAGCTGGCGATGTTCGACGCCGGTGTGCGCGGCCGCGGCGCGACCACCGCCGTCGTGACGGCCCTCGCCGCCTACCGGGCCGCCCGCCACGACGGCGCTTCCCTGGCCGGGCAGTTCACCGCGGTCGCCGCCGAGCTCGCCGGACGGCCGGACACCCCGGCCGTCGGCGGCGTGCTCGCCGAACTGGACCTGGCCACGGGCCTCCTGCGCCTGGTCGGCGCCGGGCAGCCGCTGGTCTTCCGCGGCTGCGAGGTGCTCCCGGCCATCGGAGGCGCGCTCCCGCGGTTCACCCCGGACGGCGGGCCGCCGCCGGTCACGGAGGTCCGGCTCGAACCGGGCGACCTGCTCGCGCTGTGCTCCCCGGGGGTTGCCGAGACCGCGGACGGCGCCGGATCGCCGTTCGGCCGGGCTCGGATCGCCGAGCAGCTCGGCCGCGACGCGGGTGAGCTGTCGCCGGAGATCGCCCGCCGGCTCACCCGGGCCGTGCTCACCCACGGCGGCGGCGAGTTCCGGCAGGACGCGGGCGTGCTGATCGCGCGCTGGGTGCCGCGCTGA
- a CDS encoding STAS domain-containing protein: MSPVFPVPTRSAPLVARRTEYRPGFLVLTLAGEIDALTLPILERELGAAPPGTTVVDLSQVAFVGLAGARALARAAERAGAAGRKFGVVASGRTLARLFRITGLAAVVPMFASLSDALRELLAAEVQDAVC; encoded by the coding sequence GTGTCCCCTGTCTTTCCGGTCCCCACCCGGTCCGCGCCGCTGGTCGCGCGCCGGACGGAGTACCGCCCCGGCTTCCTGGTGCTCACCCTCGCCGGCGAAATCGACGCGCTGACCCTGCCGATCCTCGAACGCGAGCTGGGTGCGGCGCCACCGGGGACGACCGTGGTGGACCTCAGCCAGGTGGCCTTCGTCGGCCTGGCCGGAGCCAGGGCACTGGCCAGGGCGGCGGAGCGGGCCGGTGCGGCCGGCCGGAAGTTCGGCGTGGTGGCCAGCGGCCGCACCCTGGCGCGGCTGTTCCGGATCACCGGCCTCGCGGCCGTGGTGCCGATGTTCGCGTCGCTGTCCGACGCCCTGCGCGAGCTGCTGGCGGCCGAGGTACAAGACGCGGTCTGCTGA
- a CDS encoding ANTAR domain-containing protein translates to MTETLMNAADRWRPLAELLQALLERIAGELPGSLGAGLTVTRAGRPLRVLATAGVGAKLLPAQLAHGGPVPLAEATGEPVTTDRLFGDERWPELTRETVFDGGPEVEAIRGAAALPGFWDEDGAFVLSVTLDRVPDTGTLAVLGRYAKLTEMTLVVAETATAGDPAQMLDLLASRAAIEQAKGALVAVRRCPPEEAWQTLRRASQEFNVKVRELAVALVEHLGGRAEAQPEGTTQIRPEAPARHAAERLWSAFTSVSP, encoded by the coding sequence GTGACCGAAACACTGATGAACGCGGCGGATCGCTGGAGACCGCTGGCCGAGCTGCTGCAGGCACTGCTCGAACGCATCGCGGGCGAGCTGCCCGGGTCGCTCGGCGCGGGCCTGACCGTCACGCGTGCCGGCCGGCCGCTGCGGGTGCTGGCCACCGCGGGCGTCGGCGCGAAACTGCTCCCCGCCCAGCTGGCGCACGGCGGCCCGGTCCCGCTCGCGGAGGCCACCGGCGAGCCGGTGACCACGGACCGCCTCTTCGGCGACGAGCGCTGGCCGGAGCTGACCCGCGAGACGGTGTTCGACGGCGGCCCGGAGGTCGAGGCGATCCGCGGGGCGGCCGCGCTGCCCGGGTTCTGGGACGAGGACGGCGCGTTCGTGCTGTCGGTCACCCTCGACCGGGTGCCGGACACCGGAACCTTGGCCGTGCTGGGGCGCTACGCCAAGCTCACCGAGATGACGCTGGTGGTCGCCGAGACCGCCACCGCGGGCGACCCCGCCCAGATGCTCGACCTGCTGGCCTCCCGGGCCGCGATCGAGCAGGCCAAGGGCGCGCTGGTGGCGGTCCGGCGGTGCCCGCCGGAGGAGGCCTGGCAGACCCTGCGCCGCGCCAGCCAGGAGTTCAACGTCAAGGTCCGCGAGCTGGCCGTCGCCCTCGTCGAGCACCTCGGCGGCCGCGCGGAGGCCCAGCCGGAGGGCACGACGCAGATCCGGCCCGAGGCCCCGGCCCGGCACGCCGCGGAACGGCTCTGGTCGGCCTTCACGAGCGTCTCACCGTGA
- a CDS encoding PfkB family carbohydrate kinase: MMFSEVVVAGQIARDLVIEVPDAPGADSSAPVRHRQELLGGKGANQAVALSQLGMPVSLIGVVGADRTGDSLLAQARADRIGTTHVVRRAGTETALLVDVVDDHGRRRYLEHVPEGTLLTENDVFAASAPISAAASLIVQLQQPAPVALLAARLAHTAGTRVVLDGHRSPTR; the protein is encoded by the coding sequence ATGATGTTCAGCGAAGTCGTCGTCGCCGGGCAGATCGCCCGCGACCTGGTGATCGAGGTCCCGGACGCGCCCGGCGCGGACTCGTCGGCGCCCGTGCGGCACCGGCAGGAGCTGCTCGGCGGGAAGGGCGCCAACCAGGCCGTGGCGCTGAGCCAGCTCGGGATGCCGGTGTCGCTGATCGGCGTCGTCGGCGCCGACCGCACCGGGGATTCGCTGCTCGCCCAGGCCAGGGCCGACCGCATCGGCACCACGCACGTGGTCCGCCGGGCGGGCACCGAGACCGCGCTGCTGGTCGACGTGGTCGACGACCACGGCCGCCGCCGCTACCTCGAGCACGTCCCGGAGGGCACACTGCTCACCGAGAACGACGTCTTCGCCGCGTCCGCGCCGATCTCGGCCGCCGCGTCCCTCATCGTGCAGCTGCAGCAACCCGCGCCGGTGGCCCTGCTCGCGGCCCGGCTGGCGCACACGGCGGGCACCCGGGTGGTGCTCGACGGGCACCGGAGTCCGACACGCTGA
- a CDS encoding PfkB family carbohydrate kinase: MRADGQEAELLTGRPVTDVAGAARAAAELRRRGPALVVLEVSGQGNLFAGPEGTWFVPDVETEVVDPTGAGDALVATLTAALTRRRPLEAAASMAVAAAAATTGHAGGRPHLSRAELDRLRPRELETVRA; this comes from the coding sequence GTGCGCGCCGACGGCCAGGAAGCCGAGCTCCTCACCGGGCGGCCGGTGACCGACGTCGCCGGGGCCGCGCGCGCCGCCGCGGAGCTGCGGCGGCGCGGGCCGGCCCTGGTCGTGCTGGAGGTGTCCGGGCAGGGCAACCTGTTCGCCGGGCCGGAGGGCACCTGGTTCGTGCCGGACGTCGAGACGGAGGTGGTCGACCCCACCGGCGCCGGTGACGCGCTCGTCGCCACCCTGACCGCGGCGCTGACCCGCCGCCGCCCGCTCGAGGCGGCGGCGAGCATGGCCGTCGCGGCCGCGGCGGCCACGACCGGGCACGCGGGCGGGCGCCCGCACCTGTCCCGCGCGGAACTCGACCGGCTGCGGCCGCGCGAGCTGGAGACCGTCCGGGCCTGA